In Anaeromusa acidaminophila DSM 3853, one genomic interval encodes:
- a CDS encoding sensor domain-containing diguanylate cyclase: protein MFLSATSLQQLLASMGDGVCMLDMEGILIHWNSSAEILSGYQGNELLGRPCPGPLLQGLLGMERTVELSRLAGLLLQRKESRVVQGTLPHKKGHLLAVETTAFPLYDPLGLQLGACLLFRQKNQGYNKEQVVQLAKMAYFDSVSSTFSRPYGEMKLGAALAEMQQTNVPAGMLLVQLHNLKEVNDSYGHIAGDHLLQVVGKTVSSLLEGTDIVVRWQSATFFILCYNGKKSLLLLLAERIRTLLAQIQPTFNGQELPLEVIVCGAVADVNDTIESLVGKAERALLQTDTNRVLVADAK from the coding sequence ATGTTTCTTTCCGCAACGTCATTACAACAATTATTGGCTTCCATGGGCGACGGGGTTTGCATGTTAGATATGGAAGGAATCTTAATTCACTGGAACAGCAGCGCGGAAATTTTGAGCGGCTATCAAGGTAATGAATTGTTGGGGCGGCCATGTCCGGGCCCGTTATTGCAGGGACTTTTGGGTATGGAACGCACGGTGGAATTATCGCGTTTAGCCGGGTTGTTGTTGCAGCGAAAAGAGAGCCGTGTGGTGCAAGGAACGCTGCCTCATAAAAAAGGACACTTGCTGGCAGTGGAAACAACCGCTTTTCCCCTTTACGATCCCTTGGGCTTGCAATTGGGGGCGTGTTTGTTATTTCGCCAGAAAAATCAAGGTTACAATAAGGAACAAGTAGTGCAATTAGCCAAAATGGCGTACTTTGACAGCGTGAGCAGCACCTTTAGCCGACCTTACGGGGAAATGAAACTCGGGGCGGCTTTGGCGGAGATGCAACAAACCAATGTGCCTGCAGGCATGCTGTTAGTGCAACTTCATAATCTAAAGGAAGTAAACGATTCATATGGACACATCGCAGGCGATCATCTTTTGCAGGTAGTAGGAAAAACGGTTTCGTCTTTACTGGAAGGAACCGATATTGTGGTTCGCTGGCAAAGCGCTACGTTCTTTATTCTTTGCTATAACGGCAAGAAGAGCCTGCTTCTGCTTTTGGCCGAACGGATCCGTACCTTGTTGGCTCAAATTCAGCCAACTTTTAATGGTCAAGAACTTCCGTTAGAAGTAATTGTTTGCGGGGCGGTGGCGGATGTGAACGACACAATAGAATCGTTGGTGGGGAAGGCGGAGCGAGCGTTGCTGCAAACAGACACCAATCGAGTGTTGGTGGCCGATGCCAAATAA
- the rpiB gene encoding ribose 5-phosphate isomerase B, producing MKIAIGSDHGGFRLKEEIKDYLRQQGVEHTDFGTYSTASVDYPDIAQTVGEKVAAGEFERGILICGTGIGISIAANKVPGVRAALCGDVFSARMSREHNDANILALGERVLGSGLALMIVQTWLETEFAGGRHARRVEKIGALEK from the coding sequence TTGAAAATTGCGATCGGCAGCGATCATGGCGGATTTCGGCTTAAAGAGGAGATTAAGGATTACCTGCGTCAGCAGGGGGTAGAGCATACGGATTTTGGGACGTATTCCACCGCCTCTGTGGATTATCCGGATATTGCCCAGACCGTGGGTGAAAAGGTGGCGGCCGGAGAATTTGAACGCGGTATTTTAATTTGCGGTACTGGGATTGGCATCTCCATTGCAGCTAATAAAGTTCCCGGCGTCCGTGCGGCTTTATGCGGCGATGTATTTTCCGCGCGCATGTCGCGGGAGCACAATGACGCAAACATCCTGGCTCTTGGCGAGCGGGTGCTCGGTTCCGGCTTGGCTCTGATGATCGTTCAGACCTGGCTGGAAACGGAATTTGCCGGCGGGCGTCATGCGCGGCGGGTGGAAAAAATCGGCGCTCTGGAGAAATAG
- a CDS encoding TIGR01440 family protein, producing the protein MEAAIEEQAAAALQELIVQGEVRQGSLIVIGCSTSEVIGRTIGTAGSQPAAQALLAGLRRVAAREKIALAIQCCEHLNRALVVERKMLQQLGLTEVSVFPVPTAGGALAAQAMLQFAEPAVVEELQADAGLDIGNTLIGMHLKRVAVPLRLQNNRIGEANVVAARTRPKLIGGCRAVYSRPVDGMDK; encoded by the coding sequence ATGGAGGCGGCCATAGAGGAGCAGGCTGCAGCGGCGTTGCAGGAACTGATTGTCCAAGGAGAAGTGCGGCAAGGCTCACTGATTGTGATTGGCTGCAGTACCAGTGAGGTAATTGGCCGCACTATTGGGACTGCTGGTTCACAGCCGGCGGCGCAGGCACTACTGGCAGGGCTGCGCCGAGTAGCTGCAAGGGAAAAAATAGCGTTGGCAATTCAGTGCTGCGAACATTTGAATCGAGCTTTAGTGGTGGAACGGAAAATGTTGCAACAACTGGGTTTAACGGAGGTTTCCGTCTTTCCGGTACCCACAGCTGGCGGCGCTTTAGCGGCGCAGGCTATGCTTCAATTTGCAGAACCGGCTGTGGTGGAGGAACTCCAGGCGGATGCCGGATTGGATATCGGCAATACCTTGATTGGCATGCATTTAAAACGTGTAGCCGTACCCTTGCGGTTGCAGAACAACCGTATTGGCGAAGCAAATGTAGTGGCTGCCCGGACGCGGCCCAAACTGATTGGCGGCTGCCGGGCTGTATATAGCCGTCCTGTAGACGGAATGGACAAATAA
- the glyA gene encoding serine hydroxymethyltransferase produces MNYLQTVDPEIAAAIALEKGRQQNKLELIASENFVSPAVMEAQGSVLTNKYAEGYPGKRYYGGCEHVDVVEQLAIDRAKELFGAEFANVQPHSGAQANTAVYFALLKHGDTILGMNLSHGGHLTHGSPVNLSGVYFNVVPYGVDAENHRIDYNELEKLAKEHRPKMVVAGASAYPRIIDFERMAAIAHSVDALLMVDMAHIAGLVAAGEHPSPVGHADIVTTTTHKTLRGPRGGLILCSAAMGPVINKAIFPGIQGGPLMHVIAAKAVAFKEAMSDEFKTYQKQIVKNAKALAAELMAQGFTLVSGGTDNHLMLVDVRAQNLTGKVAEQLLDDVGVTVNKNTIPFDPASPFVTSGVRIGTPALTSRGLLEADFREVGAIIALALQNPDSEESKDEARRRVAALCAKYPLYAE; encoded by the coding sequence ATGAACTATTTGCAGACAGTAGATCCGGAAATCGCCGCAGCCATTGCGCTAGAAAAAGGACGGCAGCAGAACAAACTGGAACTGATTGCTTCGGAAAACTTTGTTTCTCCGGCAGTGATGGAAGCCCAAGGATCCGTGCTGACTAACAAATATGCTGAAGGCTATCCGGGCAAGCGTTATTACGGGGGCTGTGAGCATGTAGATGTGGTGGAGCAGTTGGCGATTGACCGAGCTAAAGAGCTCTTTGGCGCTGAGTTTGCCAATGTGCAGCCGCATTCAGGGGCGCAGGCCAATACGGCTGTTTATTTCGCGCTGCTTAAGCATGGCGATACTATTTTGGGTATGAATTTGTCTCATGGCGGCCATTTAACCCATGGCAGCCCGGTGAATTTGTCGGGCGTGTATTTCAATGTAGTTCCGTATGGTGTTGATGCCGAGAACCATCGCATTGATTATAATGAACTGGAGAAGCTGGCAAAAGAGCATCGCCCTAAGATGGTTGTCGCTGGCGCCAGCGCATATCCTCGAATTATCGACTTTGAACGGATGGCGGCCATTGCTCACAGCGTAGATGCGCTGCTCATGGTGGACATGGCTCATATTGCCGGCTTGGTGGCGGCGGGTGAACATCCGTCTCCGGTGGGGCATGCCGATATTGTGACGACGACGACCCATAAAACACTGCGGGGACCGCGCGGCGGCCTAATTCTCTGCAGCGCCGCTATGGGGCCTGTCATTAACAAAGCCATTTTCCCTGGCATTCAGGGCGGCCCGCTGATGCATGTCATTGCGGCTAAAGCGGTGGCTTTCAAAGAAGCGATGAGCGACGAATTCAAGACGTATCAGAAGCAAATTGTAAAAAATGCTAAAGCGTTGGCGGCGGAACTGATGGCCCAAGGCTTTACCTTGGTATCTGGCGGCACGGACAACCATCTGATGCTGGTGGATGTGCGCGCGCAGAACCTGACTGGCAAGGTAGCGGAGCAGCTGTTGGACGATGTGGGAGTAACGGTGAATAAAAACACCATTCCTTTTGATCCGGCCAGTCCTTTTGTAACCAGCGGCGTACGGATCGGCACGCCAGCGTTGACCAGCCGCGGCCTGCTGGAAGCCGACTTCCGTGAAGTTGGCGCAATTATTGCGTTAGCCCTGCAAAATCCTGACTCCGAAGAGAGCAAGGACGAAGCGCGGCGGCGCGTTGCGGCGCTTTGCGCCAAATATCCTTTATATGCAGAGTAA
- a CDS encoding low molecular weight protein arginine phosphatase: MRVLMVCTGNTCRSPMAAALLQEKIRQAGAEGLVTVASAGLMAAAGEPMSAPAQAVLRQKGLSGQEHQATLLTRPELASYDLILTMTMQHKRLLLAAPEAKRERIYTLREYAGETGDISDPYGGDERVYAACALELERLLNKVWEKINFLAGKKQVLAKKNE; this comes from the coding sequence ATGCGAGTCTTGATGGTTTGTACGGGAAATACTTGTCGCAGCCCCATGGCGGCGGCGCTGTTGCAAGAAAAGATACGCCAAGCCGGAGCCGAAGGTTTAGTTACCGTGGCATCCGCCGGCTTAATGGCGGCGGCGGGAGAGCCTATGTCAGCGCCGGCGCAAGCTGTGTTGAGGCAAAAAGGCTTGTCTGGTCAAGAACATCAAGCGACGCTTTTGACTAGGCCGGAGCTCGCGTCTTATGATTTGATTTTAACCATGACCATGCAGCATAAGCGATTGTTGCTTGCTGCGCCGGAAGCAAAGCGGGAGCGTATTTATACGTTGCGCGAGTATGCGGGAGAAACTGGCGATATTAGCGATCCGTACGGCGGCGATGAAAGAGTATATGCTGCTTGCGCTTTGGAATTAGAACGGCTTTTAAACAAGGTGTGGGAGAAAATAAATTTTTTGGCAGGAAAAAAGCAAGTATTGGCGAAGAAAAACGAATGA
- the prmC gene encoding peptide chain release factor N(5)-glutamine methyltransferase: MDVDKDRWTIGRVLSWTKQYFADKGVEQARLDAEVLLSHVLGMDRLHLYVRFDQPLLPEELATFRAMVLRRAAREPVAYILGCKEFMGLEFFVSPDVLVPRPDTELLVEACETRLQETQEASILEIGPGSGAVVISLLKRQPQWQAAAVELSPRAAQMVRKNAKRHEVETRLQLYEGDLFAPVAGRQFDAVVSNPPYIPEADLEGLQPEVHCEPRMALAGGIDGLDFYRRLVQEGGDYVRPDGWLLLEVGIGQAKEVAQLGARSGWLVEAILSDYAGIERVVALRKQGS, translated from the coding sequence ATGGACGTGGACAAAGATCGCTGGACTATCGGCCGCGTTCTGTCCTGGACCAAGCAGTACTTTGCGGACAAAGGCGTCGAACAGGCGCGTTTGGATGCGGAAGTACTGCTTTCCCATGTCCTCGGCATGGACCGGTTACACTTATATGTGCGTTTTGATCAGCCTTTGCTGCCAGAGGAACTGGCTACTTTTAGGGCTATGGTGCTGCGCAGGGCGGCAAGAGAGCCTGTAGCGTACATTTTAGGTTGTAAGGAATTCATGGGCTTGGAATTTTTTGTTTCCCCTGATGTATTGGTGCCGCGACCGGATACGGAACTATTGGTAGAAGCTTGTGAGACTAGGCTGCAGGAAACGCAAGAAGCGAGCATTTTGGAGATTGGGCCTGGGAGCGGCGCAGTGGTGATCAGCTTATTGAAGCGACAACCTCAGTGGCAGGCTGCAGCGGTGGAGTTGTCGCCGCGAGCCGCGCAAATGGTGCGGAAAAATGCCAAGCGCCATGAAGTGGAAACAAGGCTGCAACTTTATGAGGGAGATCTATTCGCCCCTGTGGCAGGGCGGCAATTTGACGCGGTTGTTTCCAATCCGCCGTATATTCCCGAAGCGGACTTGGAGGGTTTGCAGCCGGAAGTGCATTGCGAGCCCCGAATGGCGTTGGCTGGCGGGATTGATGGGCTGGATTTTTATCGAAGGCTGGTGCAAGAAGGCGGCGACTATGTGCGCCCCGACGGCTGGCTGCTTCTGGAAGTCGGTATTGGACAAGCTAAAGAGGTAGCGCAACTGGGAGCGCGGTCCGGGTGGCTGGTCGAGGCTATTTTGTCTGATTACGCCGGTATCGAGAGGGTTGTGGCTTTGCGCAAGCAAGGGAGTTGA
- the upp gene encoding uracil phosphoribosyltransferase codes for MQVKVIDHPLIQHKLTHIRDVTTGTKEFRELLDEIAMLMTYELTRNLNLEEVEIQTPVAKCKAKVLAGKKMGVIPILRAGLGMVNGVLKIIPAARVGHVGLYRDPQTLQPVEYYCKLPTDVQDRDMIVIDPMLATGGSCVAAIDLVKKHGARNIKLMCLVAAPEGVQAVNDAHPDVEIYAASVDECLNDHGYIIPGLGDAGDRIFGTK; via the coding sequence ATGCAAGTAAAAGTTATTGATCATCCCTTGATTCAGCACAAACTGACCCATATTCGCGACGTGACGACTGGAACTAAGGAATTCCGTGAGTTACTCGATGAAATTGCGATGCTAATGACCTATGAGCTGACACGCAATTTGAATCTGGAAGAAGTGGAAATACAGACGCCGGTGGCGAAATGCAAAGCCAAAGTGCTCGCAGGCAAAAAGATGGGGGTTATTCCGATTTTGCGTGCTGGCTTGGGCATGGTAAACGGCGTACTCAAAATCATTCCCGCCGCTCGCGTGGGCCATGTAGGCCTGTATCGCGACCCGCAGACGCTGCAGCCGGTGGAATACTACTGCAAGCTGCCTACGGATGTGCAGGACCGGGATATGATCGTGATTGATCCGATGCTGGCTACGGGCGGTTCGTGCGTGGCGGCAATTGATTTGGTGAAAAAACATGGCGCTCGTAACATCAAGCTCATGTGCTTGGTAGCTGCTCCAGAAGGCGTACAAGCTGTGAATGATGCGCATCCGGATGTGGAAATTTACGCCGCTTCCGTAGATGAATGCCTGAATGATCATGGCTATATTATTCCTGGTCTCGGCGATGCCGGGGATCGCATTTTCGGAACCAAATAA
- a CDS encoding DUF1385 domain-containing protein encodes MSKKPTIGGQAVIEGVMMRGPGYLATAVRRPDGGIELKKEPFSSINERYPVLKLPFVRGTVALVESLVYGLQALSFSAQAAGEEEEQLSTKELVLTMLVSFVLAIGLFVVLPTFAAKYIHEAVTDPVWLNLLEGALRLILFFGYVAAISSMKDIQRVFQYHGAEHKTIYAYEAGEELTVENVRKHSTLHPRCGTNFLLIVMVVSILLFAFLGWPDLWLRITSRIVLLPVVAGIAYEIIRYAGRHVGEQALMSAIVLPGMWLQKLTTRQPDDSQIEVAIAALQAVLPEQEPTVKEKENEPAAG; translated from the coding sequence ATGAGCAAGAAGCCGACAATTGGCGGTCAGGCAGTCATTGAGGGCGTGATGATGCGCGGGCCGGGGTATCTGGCTACGGCAGTCCGGCGGCCTGACGGCGGTATTGAGTTAAAAAAAGAGCCTTTTTCTTCTATCAACGAGCGGTATCCAGTTTTAAAGCTTCCTTTTGTACGAGGCACGGTAGCGCTGGTGGAATCCTTGGTTTACGGGTTGCAGGCGTTGTCTTTTTCGGCGCAAGCTGCCGGTGAGGAAGAAGAACAACTGAGCACCAAAGAATTGGTGCTGACGATGCTGGTTTCCTTTGTACTGGCCATTGGCTTATTTGTCGTACTGCCAACCTTTGCGGCCAAATATATTCATGAAGCCGTGACTGATCCGGTTTGGCTTAATTTGCTGGAAGGCGCTTTGCGGTTGATTCTGTTTTTCGGCTATGTAGCGGCTATTTCTTCGATGAAAGACATTCAACGCGTGTTTCAATACCATGGTGCGGAGCATAAGACCATTTACGCCTATGAAGCAGGCGAAGAACTGACTGTAGAGAATGTGCGGAAACATAGCACGCTGCATCCGCGATGCGGAACGAATTTTCTTTTAATCGTTATGGTGGTCAGTATCTTGCTTTTTGCTTTCTTAGGCTGGCCGGATTTATGGCTGCGTATTACTTCGCGCATTGTGCTGCTGCCGGTGGTAGCTGGAATTGCTTATGAAATCATTCGCTATGCCGGGCGTCATGTGGGCGAACAGGCGCTGATGAGCGCCATTGTATTGCCAGGCATGTGGCTGCAAAAGCTGACTACTCGTCAGCCGGATGACTCGCAGATTGAAGTAGCCATTGCAGCGTTGCAAGCGGTGCTTCCGGAACAAGAACCGACAGTAAAAGAAAAAGAGAACGAGCCTGCGGCAGGCTGA
- a CDS encoding L-threonylcarbamoyladenylate synthase, which produces MDSLKKETVWWRVDAEKPDVEIIKSAAKLLREGKLVAFPTETVYGLGANGLDAEASASIYQAKGRPSDNPLILHIADFEAWEPLVQQIPPVAKTLAERFWPGPLTMILPRSFRVPDVVTGGLETVAVRMPAAAVTRELIRQAGVPVAGPSANTSGKPSPTTAEAVWEDLHGRIDAILDCGPCAVGLESTVVDLSGEAPMLLRPGGLTVEALREVIPNLQLDPSLAGAKVAIPKAPGMKYRHYAPKAAVEVWEGPEDLVAQAFLEAWKQDIAGETGFLVTEELAERLPPSSRVIIYGQRRRPQSLAAGLFAALRRFDSLPVRSILAEGVEEAGLGQAVMNRLRKAAGQRVRRFAKGEQKCES; this is translated from the coding sequence ATGGATAGCTTAAAAAAAGAAACAGTATGGTGGCGTGTGGATGCCGAAAAACCAGACGTGGAAATTATTAAGTCAGCTGCGAAACTGCTTCGAGAGGGAAAACTAGTGGCGTTTCCTACAGAGACTGTATATGGCTTAGGCGCTAACGGTTTGGATGCGGAGGCTTCCGCTTCGATTTACCAGGCAAAAGGGAGACCCTCGGATAATCCTTTGATTTTGCATATTGCCGATTTCGAAGCTTGGGAGCCATTAGTGCAGCAGATTCCGCCAGTAGCTAAAACACTAGCGGAGCGTTTTTGGCCGGGGCCGTTGACAATGATTTTACCGCGGAGCTTCCGCGTTCCTGATGTGGTTACAGGCGGCTTGGAAACAGTGGCAGTGCGTATGCCGGCTGCCGCTGTAACGCGCGAATTGATCCGCCAGGCGGGCGTGCCTGTGGCAGGTCCGAGCGCTAATACCTCCGGCAAGCCTAGTCCGACCACAGCGGAGGCTGTCTGGGAGGACTTACATGGTCGTATTGATGCCATTTTAGACTGCGGCCCCTGCGCGGTAGGATTGGAGTCTACGGTAGTGGATCTTAGCGGTGAGGCGCCGATGCTCCTGCGCCCGGGCGGTTTGACGGTGGAAGCGCTGCGCGAGGTCATTCCCAATCTGCAATTGGACCCGTCCTTGGCTGGAGCTAAGGTTGCGATTCCCAAGGCGCCGGGTATGAAGTATCGCCATTACGCGCCGAAAGCGGCTGTGGAGGTATGGGAAGGTCCGGAAGATCTGGTTGCTCAGGCCTTTTTGGAGGCTTGGAAGCAGGATATCGCTGGGGAAACTGGCTTTTTGGTAACGGAGGAGTTGGCGGAACGATTGCCGCCTTCGTCTAGAGTGATCATCTATGGGCAGCGCAGGCGGCCTCAGAGTTTGGCGGCAGGTTTATTTGCCGCGTTGCGGCGCTTTGACTCGTTGCCAGTTCGCAGCATTTTGGCGGAAGGCGTAGAGGAAGCTGGTTTAGGACAAGCCGTGATGAATCGGCTGCGCAAGGCCGCCGGTCAGCGCGTGCGCCGTTTTGCAAAAGGAGAGCAGAAATGCGAGTCTTGA
- the rpmE gene encoding 50S ribosomal protein L31 codes for MKEQIHPDYQEVKVTCGCGNTFMTGSVKKELRVDVCSKCHPFYTGQQRNITAGGRIEKFNKRYGK; via the coding sequence ATGAAAGAACAAATTCATCCGGATTATCAGGAAGTGAAAGTGACCTGCGGTTGCGGGAACACCTTCATGACCGGCTCGGTGAAAAAAGAATTGCGCGTGGACGTTTGCTCCAAATGCCATCCCTTTTACACCGGTCAGCAGCGTAATATTACGGCTGGCGGTCGGATCGAAAAATTCAACAAGCGTTACGGAAAGTAA
- the prfA gene encoding peptide chain release factor 1 has product MLEKLQAIEDKYQELEAMISDPNVMADMQRWQQHTRAHARLTPLITAFRTYKETLQAVTEAREILAEESDAEMRELAKAELEEHQDKLPEMEQELRVLMLPKDPNDEKSVIVEIRGGAGGDEAALFAGDLFRMYTRYAEGRGWRTEVLDGNPSDLGGYKEIVFVIDGDGAYSRLKFESGVHRVQRVPVTESGGRIHTSTVTVAVLPEAEDVDIDVNQNDLKIDTYCASGAGGQHVNKTESAIRITHLPTGVVVTCQDEKSQLKNKEKAMRVLRAKLLEQAQAEQHAAVAADRKSQVGTGDRSERIRTYNFPQGRVTDHRIGLTLHKLDFVLNGELEELIEALIATEQSEKLKQME; this is encoded by the coding sequence ATGCTGGAAAAATTGCAGGCAATTGAAGATAAATATCAGGAATTGGAAGCCATGATCAGCGATCCTAATGTGATGGCGGACATGCAGCGGTGGCAGCAGCACACTCGGGCCCATGCCCGACTGACTCCCTTGATTACGGCGTTTCGTACGTATAAGGAGACGTTGCAGGCGGTGACGGAAGCCCGGGAAATTTTGGCGGAAGAAAGCGATGCGGAAATGCGGGAGCTGGCCAAGGCTGAACTGGAGGAACACCAGGATAAGCTGCCGGAGATGGAGCAGGAACTCCGCGTACTGATGCTGCCCAAGGATCCCAATGACGAAAAGAGCGTTATTGTGGAAATTCGCGGCGGCGCTGGCGGGGATGAGGCAGCGCTCTTTGCGGGCGATCTGTTTCGCATGTATACACGCTATGCTGAAGGCCGGGGCTGGCGCACAGAGGTCTTGGACGGCAATCCCTCGGACTTGGGCGGCTACAAGGAAATCGTTTTTGTCATTGACGGCGACGGCGCTTACAGCCGCCTGAAGTTCGAGAGCGGCGTGCATCGGGTGCAGCGTGTGCCTGTGACCGAGTCTGGCGGTCGTATTCATACTTCAACTGTGACGGTGGCGGTTTTGCCGGAAGCGGAAGACGTAGATATCGATGTGAATCAAAACGATTTGAAAATTGACACCTATTGCGCCAGCGGCGCCGGCGGTCAGCACGTTAATAAGACGGAGTCGGCCATTCGAATTACCCATTTGCCTACGGGCGTAGTGGTTACCTGTCAGGACGAAAAGTCTCAGCTTAAAAATAAAGAAAAAGCGATGCGGGTGCTGCGCGCGAAACTGCTGGAACAGGCACAAGCAGAGCAGCATGCGGCGGTGGCGGCGGACCGGAAAAGCCAAGTTGGCACAGGTGACCGCAGCGAGCGCATTCGAACGTATAATTTCCCCCAAGGGCGCGTGACCGATCATCGCATCGGCCTGACGCTGCATAAGCTGGATTTTGTGCTCAACGGCGAGTTGGAAGAATTGATTGAGGCTCTCATTGCAACGGAGCAGAGCGAGAAATTGAAACAAATGGAGTGA
- a CDS encoding deoxycytidylate deaminase, which yields MKQLQRPNWDEYFLEMAQVAAKRSTCLRRQVGAVLVKDRRLLATGYNGAPQKLKHCGEIGCLREAMGIPSGERHELCRGLHAEQNAIIQAAVHGVAIEGATLYCTHHPCSACTKMLINAGVLRIVYLDGYPDELSAALLTEARVPTEQAVKQEEK from the coding sequence ATGAAGCAATTACAAAGACCCAATTGGGATGAATATTTTTTAGAGATGGCTCAAGTGGCGGCTAAGCGGTCTACTTGCCTGCGCCGACAGGTAGGCGCCGTTTTGGTGAAGGATCGGCGCTTGCTGGCTACTGGTTACAATGGAGCGCCGCAAAAATTAAAGCATTGCGGCGAGATTGGCTGTTTGCGAGAAGCGATGGGCATTCCGTCGGGCGAGCGCCACGAGCTTTGCCGCGGTTTGCATGCCGAACAGAATGCGATCATTCAAGCGGCAGTACATGGCGTGGCTATTGAAGGCGCCACGTTATATTGTACCCATCATCCATGTTCTGCTTGTACGAAGATGCTGATCAATGCAGGAGTTTTAAGGATTGTTTATTTGGATGGCTATCCGGACGAACTGTCGGCAGCTTTGCTGACGGAAGCGCGAGTGCCAACCGAACAGGCAGTGAAGCAGGAAGAAAAATAA
- a CDS encoding MazG nucleotide pyrophosphohydrolase domain-containing protein, producing the protein MVTTIALPKLDGLQPTPHSTLLKLVEEAGELSRAILQLGQNPDDPSLLTEVVGELLDVAQTCVTMIFVMEELQGVYIDSLIDAHLEKLDAKGYAFDHTLSYAIFTKGRFKYMALPQLELPEVDLLRTVCKIQEELGELTQFLGKRQGASGENADLSGVEAARGCALELLDVAQCCFTMMYLLAARYQVDLKQAVDQHVRKLCRKGYCRM; encoded by the coding sequence ATGGTAACTACAATTGCCTTGCCGAAGCTGGATGGGCTGCAGCCAACTCCGCATTCCACATTGCTGAAGCTGGTGGAGGAAGCTGGCGAACTTTCGCGGGCTATTTTGCAGTTAGGACAAAATCCGGATGACCCATCTTTGCTGACGGAAGTGGTAGGAGAACTGCTGGATGTAGCTCAAACCTGCGTGACTATGATTTTTGTGATGGAAGAATTGCAAGGCGTGTATATTGATTCGCTGATTGACGCTCATTTAGAAAAATTGGATGCGAAAGGCTATGCCTTTGATCATACCTTGAGCTATGCGATTTTTACAAAAGGACGTTTTAAGTACATGGCGTTGCCGCAGTTGGAGCTTCCGGAAGTGGATCTTTTGCGAACGGTTTGCAAGATTCAAGAAGAACTGGGAGAATTGACGCAATTCCTTGGTAAGCGCCAAGGGGCGTCAGGAGAAAACGCGGATCTGTCTGGAGTGGAAGCGGCGCGCGGCTGCGCCTTAGAACTTTTAGATGTGGCGCAATGCTGCTTTACCATGATGTATCTTTTAGCTGCGCGCTATCAAGTGGACCTAAAACAAGCTGTGGATCAGCATGTGCGCAAGCTTTGCCGCAAAGGCTATTGTCGCATGTAG